One window of the Populus nigra chromosome 4, ddPopNigr1.1, whole genome shotgun sequence genome contains the following:
- the LOC133691479 gene encoding kinesin-like protein KIN-7C, mitochondrial isoform X1 translates to MSFSRSQRSSAISPFRSRKSPAQPPPPAPKPTGRPLTPSSTTSSRPPSRLSSSPASSGPNPTPHDQPETSRSKENVTVTVRFRPLSAREINKGDEIAWYADGDSTVRNEYNPSIAYGFDKVFGPATTTRHVYDIAAEHVVGGAMKGINGTVFAYGVTSSGKTHTMHGEQKSPGIIPLAVKDVFGIIQETPGREFLLRVSYLEIYNEVINDLLNPMGQNLRIREDAQGTYVEGIKVEVVLSPAHALSLIASGEEHRHVGSNNFNLLSSRSHTIFTLTIESSPCGEYQGEEDVTLSQLNLIDLAGSESSKTETTGLRRKEGSYINKSLLTLGTVISKLTDEKATHVPYRDSKLTRLLQSSLSGHGRVSLICTVTPASSNSEETHNTLKFAHRSKQVEIKASQNKIMDEKSLIKKYQKEISCLKQELHQLKRGMMESPYMAASTQEDLVNLKLQLEAGQVKLQSRLEEEEQAKAALMGRIQRLTKLILVSTKNSMQSSLPERSDHIRRHSFGEDELAYLPDRKREYMTEEDAGSYASELSVEGRDEITNLDELVKDFKRNRRRGMLGWFKLKKPENPVGLSPSTDSESSAGGSPASRSKLSQNRVTFNDIKDGKRKSISRKGDENTIIDSFPERTQAGDLFSATIGGRRLPPTGTTITDQMDLLREQVKMLAGEVALCTSSLKRLSEQAASNPENLHLKEQMQKLKAEISEKKHQMHVLERRMIGSVEMTSNTSTSIEMPKALSKLTTQLNEKTFELEIKSADNRILQEQLQIKISENTEMQETILLLRQQLNSLSEKSSSKQRIAESESTTHRKSKEGRNEIWSFEEIYADENTPKSVMSLNQIFSQDDPKECNGTSLLNSQVLIQASEIENLKQEKVKLIEEKDGLEIQSQKLAEEASYAKELAAAAAVELRNLAEEVTKLSYENAKLSGDLAAAKETQCRSNCCQRSISYDFTQSNSIGSLPDGRIRKTEDSLLVGELQKELNERYQREASLEMALSERNKVEGELRKQLDEAKHHEEDLENELANMWVLVAKMRKSGVNAEDMPSEGVYASTTFGAGLKSGFLLSNGHSSRISKDETFENIDGMKTLEELKVSYQKERRKCKQLESIISRLKVEDIDGLDVTALEDLQNFHVEAITKICHAKLLYHAVCKSCLIAY, encoded by the exons ATGTCATTTAGTAGGTCCCAACGGTCATCCGCCATCTCGCCGTTCCGTTCGCGGAAGTCACCGGCGCAACCTCCGCCTCCGGCTCCGAAGCCCACCGGACGGCCGTTAACTCCTTCCTCGACGACCTCGTCGAGGCCTCCCTCGAGACTGTCAAGCTCTCCAGCTAGTTCGGGCCCAAACCCAACGCCTCATGACCAGCCTGAAACCAGCCGGAGCAAGGAAAACGTGACTGTCACAGTCAGGTTCCGCCCTCTCAG TGCTAGGGAAATTAATAAAGGAGATGAGATAGCATGGTATGCCGATGGAGATTCTACAGTGAGAAACGAGTACAATCCCTCAATTGCTTATGGTTTTG ATAAAGTATTTGGTCCGGCAACCACAACGCGCCATGTTTATGATATTGCAGCCGAGCATGTGGTTGGTGGTGCAATGAAAGGGATTAATG GGACTGTTTTTGCATATGGTGTTACTAGCAGTGGCAAGACTCATACAATGCAT GGAGAGCAAAAGTCACCTGGAATTATTCCGTTGGCAGTGAAGGATGTGTTTGGAATTATACAAGAG ACACCTGGGCGAGAATTTCTTCTTCGTGTTTCATATTTAGAAATTTACAATGAG GTTATCAATGATTTGCTTAATCCAATGGGGCAGAATCTAAGAATACGAGAGGATGCTCAG GGAACATATGTCGAGGGAATCAAAGTAGAAGTTGTTTTGTCACCTGCTCATGCTCTTTCCTTGATAGCATCTGGAGAAG AGCACAGACATGTGGGTTCTAATAATTTCAATCTTCTAAGCAGTCGAAGCCACACAATTTTCACCCTG ACTATTGAAAGCAGTCCATGTGGGGAATATCAAGGGGAAGAAGATGTGACTTTGTCCCAATTG AACTTGATTGATCTTGCAGGATCTGAAAGTTCTAAAACTGAAACAACTGGATTAAGGAGAAAAGAGGGTTCATACATAAACAAAAGCTTGCTTACTCTTGGCACA GTTATTTCTAAATTAACAGATGAAAAAGCAACTCACGTTCCATATCGAGATTCAAAACTCACCCGTTTATTGCAGTCATCTCTCAGTGGCCATGGACGTGTCTCT CTTATATGCACAGTGACACCTGCCTCTAGCAACAGTGAAGAGACACACAATACACTTAAGTTTGCTCACAGGAGCAAGCAAGTGGAAATCAAGGCTTCTCAGAATAAG ATTATGGATGAGAAATCTCTCATTAAAAAGTACCAGAAGGAAATTTCCTGTTTAAAGCAAGAGCTTCATCAATTAAAGCGTGGAATGATGGAGAGTCCTTATATGGCTGCATCTACCCAAGAAGATCTTGTTAATTTGAAGCTTCAG CTGGAAGCTGGTCAGGTCAAATTACAGTCACGATTGGAAGAGGAGGAACAAGCCAAGGCAGCTTTAATGGGAAGAATTCAGCGATTGACCAAGCTCATCTTAGTTTCCACAAAAAATTCCATGCAATCAAGTCTACCTGAAAGATCTGATCATATAAGAAGGCATTCATTTGGGGAAGATGAG CTGGCATATTTGCCGGATAGGAAAAGGGAATACATGACAGAAGAAGATGCTGGAAGCTATGCTTCTGAGCTTTCTGTAGAAGGAAGAGATGAGATTACTAATCTAGATGAGTTGGTGAAGGATTTTAAACGAAACAGGAGGCGGGGGATGCTTGGCTGGTTTAAACTGAAG AAGCCAGAGAATCCAGTAGGGTTGTCACCTAGTACAGATAGTGAGAGCTCTGCTGGTGGATCACCTGCCTCCCGTTCCAAATTGTCACAAAATAGGGTCACATTCAATGATATAAAAGATGGAAAGAGAAAATCTATCAGTAGGAAGGGAGATGAAAATACAATCATTGATTCATTTCCAGAAAGAACACAAGCTGGTGACCTGTTTAGTGCTACTATTGGAGGTCGCCGATTGCCTCCG ACTGGTACCACAATAACGGATCAAATGGATCTTCTTCGTGAGCAGGTGAAAATGTTAGCTGGGGAGGTGGCATTGTGTACTAGCTCTCTGAAGAGACTTTCAGAGCAAGCAGCTAGCAACCCTGAAAATTTACACCTGAAG GAACAAATGCAAAAGTTGAAAGCTGAAATTAGTGAAAAGAAGCATCAGATGCATGTTCTAGAGCGACGCATGATTGGATCAGTTGAGATGACGTCAAACACATCAACCAGCATTGAAATGCCAAAG GCTTTATCCAAGCTCACTACTCAGCTCaatgaaaaaacatttgaacttGAG ATTAAGTCAGCAGACAATAGGATACTTCAGGAGCAACTGCAGATTAAG ATATCAGAGAACACTGAGATGCAGGAGACAATTCTTCTGCTGCGGCAACAGCTAAATTCATTATCAGAAAAAAGCTCCAGCAAACAGAGAATTGCTGAATCTGAGTCTACCACACacagaaagagcaaagaagggAGGAACGAGATTTGGTCATTTGAAGAAATTTATGCTGATGAAAACACACCAAAAAGTGTCATGAGTTTGAATCAAATATTTTCCCAAGATGACCCCAAAGAGTGCAATGGCACTAGTTTATTGAATTCTCAAGTTCTTATACAG GCTTCTGAGATAGAGAATCTGAAGCAAGAGAAGGTGAAGCTGATTGAAGAAAAGGATGGACTTGAAATTCAAAGCCAAAAACTGGCAGAGGAAGCATCGTATGCAAAAGAATTGGCGGCTGCTGCTGCAGTTGAGCTGCGAAATTTGGCTGAAGAAGTAACCAAGCTGTCTTATGAAAATGCGAAGCTGTCCGGTGATCTGGCTGCTGCAAAAGAGACACAATGCAGATCTAACTGTTGTCAGAGGTCcatttcatatgattttacaCAAAGTAACTCCATTGGTTCTCTACCTGACGGACGCATTAGAAAAACTGAGGATAGTCTTTTGGTTGGGGAGTTGCAGAAGGAACTAAATGAAAGATACCAAAGAGAAGCTTCATTGGAAATGGCACTTTCTGAGAGAAACAAGGTAGAAGGTGAGCTACGAAAACAACTTGATGAAGCAAAACATCATGAAGAAGATTTGGAAAACGAGCTTGCCAATATGTGGGTGCTGGTTGCAAAGATGAGAAAGTCTGGTGTTAATGCTGAGGACATGCCATCTGAAGGGGTCTATGCATCTACCACTTTTGGAGCAGGTCTTAAAAGTGGATTTCTGCTATCTAATGGTCATTCTTCTAGAATATCCAAAGATGAAACCTTTGAAAACATTGATGGGATGAAGACATTAGAAGAGTTGAAAGTAAGCTAtcagaaagagagaagaaaatgcaAACAGCTAGAAAGCATTATTTCAAGATTGAag gttGAAGACATAGATGGTCTGGATGTCACAGCTCTTGAAGATCTACAGAATTTTCACGTCGAAGCCATAACTAAAATCTGCCATGCAAAG TTGCTTTACCATGCAGTGTGCAAATCGTGCCTGATAGCATACTAA
- the LOC133691479 gene encoding kinesin-like protein KIN-7C, mitochondrial isoform X2, whose translation MSFSRSQRSSAISPFRSRKSPAQPPPPAPKPTGRPLTPSSTTSSRPPSRLSSSPASSGPNPTPHDQPETSRSKENVTVTVRFRPLSAREINKGDEIAWYADGDSTVRNEYNPSIAYGFDKVFGPATTTRHVYDIAAEHVVGGAMKGINGTVFAYGVTSSGKTHTMHGEQKSPGIIPLAVKDVFGIIQETPGREFLLRVSYLEIYNEVINDLLNPMGQNLRIREDAQGTYVEGIKVEVVLSPAHALSLIASGEEHRHVGSNNFNLLSSRSHTIFTLTIESSPCGEYQGEEDVTLSQLNLIDLAGSESSKTETTGLRRKEGSYINKSLLTLGTVISKLTDEKATHVPYRDSKLTRLLQSSLSGHGRVSLICTVTPASSNSEETHNTLKFAHRSKQVEIKASQNKIMDEKSLIKKYQKEISCLKQELHQLKRGMMESPYMAASTQEDLVNLKLQLEAGQVKLQSRLEEEEQAKAALMGRIQRLTKLILVSTKNSMQSSLPERSDHIRRHSFGEDELAYLPDRKREYMTEEDAGSYASELSVEGRDEITNLDELVKDFKRNRRRGMLGWFKLKKPENPVGLSPSTDSESSAGGSPASRSKLSQNRVTFNDIKDGKRKSISRKGDENTIIDSFPERTQAGDLFSATIGGRRLPPTGTTITDQMDLLREQVKMLAGEVALCTSSLKRLSEQAASNPENLHLKEQMQKLKAEISEKKHQMHVLERRMIGSVEMTSNTSTSIEMPKALSKLTTQLNEKTFELEIKSADNRILQEQLQIKISENTEMQETILLLRQQLNSLSEKSSSKQRIAESESTTHRKSKEGRNEIWSFEEIYADENTPKSVMSLNQIFSQDDPKECNGTSLLNSQVLIQASEIENLKQEKVKLIEEKDGLEIQSQKLAEEASYAKELAAAAAVELRNLAEEVTKLSYENAKLSGDLAAAKETQCRSNCCQRSISYDFTQSNSIGSLPDGRIRKTEDSLLVGELQKELNERYQREASLEMALSERNKVEGELRKQLDEAKHHEEDLENELANMWVLVAKMRKSGVNAEDMPSEGVYASTTFGAGLKSGFLLSNGHSSRISKDETFENIDGMKTLEELKVSYQKERRKCKQLESIISRLKVEDIDGLDVTALEDLQNFHVEAITKICHAKV comes from the exons ATGTCATTTAGTAGGTCCCAACGGTCATCCGCCATCTCGCCGTTCCGTTCGCGGAAGTCACCGGCGCAACCTCCGCCTCCGGCTCCGAAGCCCACCGGACGGCCGTTAACTCCTTCCTCGACGACCTCGTCGAGGCCTCCCTCGAGACTGTCAAGCTCTCCAGCTAGTTCGGGCCCAAACCCAACGCCTCATGACCAGCCTGAAACCAGCCGGAGCAAGGAAAACGTGACTGTCACAGTCAGGTTCCGCCCTCTCAG TGCTAGGGAAATTAATAAAGGAGATGAGATAGCATGGTATGCCGATGGAGATTCTACAGTGAGAAACGAGTACAATCCCTCAATTGCTTATGGTTTTG ATAAAGTATTTGGTCCGGCAACCACAACGCGCCATGTTTATGATATTGCAGCCGAGCATGTGGTTGGTGGTGCAATGAAAGGGATTAATG GGACTGTTTTTGCATATGGTGTTACTAGCAGTGGCAAGACTCATACAATGCAT GGAGAGCAAAAGTCACCTGGAATTATTCCGTTGGCAGTGAAGGATGTGTTTGGAATTATACAAGAG ACACCTGGGCGAGAATTTCTTCTTCGTGTTTCATATTTAGAAATTTACAATGAG GTTATCAATGATTTGCTTAATCCAATGGGGCAGAATCTAAGAATACGAGAGGATGCTCAG GGAACATATGTCGAGGGAATCAAAGTAGAAGTTGTTTTGTCACCTGCTCATGCTCTTTCCTTGATAGCATCTGGAGAAG AGCACAGACATGTGGGTTCTAATAATTTCAATCTTCTAAGCAGTCGAAGCCACACAATTTTCACCCTG ACTATTGAAAGCAGTCCATGTGGGGAATATCAAGGGGAAGAAGATGTGACTTTGTCCCAATTG AACTTGATTGATCTTGCAGGATCTGAAAGTTCTAAAACTGAAACAACTGGATTAAGGAGAAAAGAGGGTTCATACATAAACAAAAGCTTGCTTACTCTTGGCACA GTTATTTCTAAATTAACAGATGAAAAAGCAACTCACGTTCCATATCGAGATTCAAAACTCACCCGTTTATTGCAGTCATCTCTCAGTGGCCATGGACGTGTCTCT CTTATATGCACAGTGACACCTGCCTCTAGCAACAGTGAAGAGACACACAATACACTTAAGTTTGCTCACAGGAGCAAGCAAGTGGAAATCAAGGCTTCTCAGAATAAG ATTATGGATGAGAAATCTCTCATTAAAAAGTACCAGAAGGAAATTTCCTGTTTAAAGCAAGAGCTTCATCAATTAAAGCGTGGAATGATGGAGAGTCCTTATATGGCTGCATCTACCCAAGAAGATCTTGTTAATTTGAAGCTTCAG CTGGAAGCTGGTCAGGTCAAATTACAGTCACGATTGGAAGAGGAGGAACAAGCCAAGGCAGCTTTAATGGGAAGAATTCAGCGATTGACCAAGCTCATCTTAGTTTCCACAAAAAATTCCATGCAATCAAGTCTACCTGAAAGATCTGATCATATAAGAAGGCATTCATTTGGGGAAGATGAG CTGGCATATTTGCCGGATAGGAAAAGGGAATACATGACAGAAGAAGATGCTGGAAGCTATGCTTCTGAGCTTTCTGTAGAAGGAAGAGATGAGATTACTAATCTAGATGAGTTGGTGAAGGATTTTAAACGAAACAGGAGGCGGGGGATGCTTGGCTGGTTTAAACTGAAG AAGCCAGAGAATCCAGTAGGGTTGTCACCTAGTACAGATAGTGAGAGCTCTGCTGGTGGATCACCTGCCTCCCGTTCCAAATTGTCACAAAATAGGGTCACATTCAATGATATAAAAGATGGAAAGAGAAAATCTATCAGTAGGAAGGGAGATGAAAATACAATCATTGATTCATTTCCAGAAAGAACACAAGCTGGTGACCTGTTTAGTGCTACTATTGGAGGTCGCCGATTGCCTCCG ACTGGTACCACAATAACGGATCAAATGGATCTTCTTCGTGAGCAGGTGAAAATGTTAGCTGGGGAGGTGGCATTGTGTACTAGCTCTCTGAAGAGACTTTCAGAGCAAGCAGCTAGCAACCCTGAAAATTTACACCTGAAG GAACAAATGCAAAAGTTGAAAGCTGAAATTAGTGAAAAGAAGCATCAGATGCATGTTCTAGAGCGACGCATGATTGGATCAGTTGAGATGACGTCAAACACATCAACCAGCATTGAAATGCCAAAG GCTTTATCCAAGCTCACTACTCAGCTCaatgaaaaaacatttgaacttGAG ATTAAGTCAGCAGACAATAGGATACTTCAGGAGCAACTGCAGATTAAG ATATCAGAGAACACTGAGATGCAGGAGACAATTCTTCTGCTGCGGCAACAGCTAAATTCATTATCAGAAAAAAGCTCCAGCAAACAGAGAATTGCTGAATCTGAGTCTACCACACacagaaagagcaaagaagggAGGAACGAGATTTGGTCATTTGAAGAAATTTATGCTGATGAAAACACACCAAAAAGTGTCATGAGTTTGAATCAAATATTTTCCCAAGATGACCCCAAAGAGTGCAATGGCACTAGTTTATTGAATTCTCAAGTTCTTATACAG GCTTCTGAGATAGAGAATCTGAAGCAAGAGAAGGTGAAGCTGATTGAAGAAAAGGATGGACTTGAAATTCAAAGCCAAAAACTGGCAGAGGAAGCATCGTATGCAAAAGAATTGGCGGCTGCTGCTGCAGTTGAGCTGCGAAATTTGGCTGAAGAAGTAACCAAGCTGTCTTATGAAAATGCGAAGCTGTCCGGTGATCTGGCTGCTGCAAAAGAGACACAATGCAGATCTAACTGTTGTCAGAGGTCcatttcatatgattttacaCAAAGTAACTCCATTGGTTCTCTACCTGACGGACGCATTAGAAAAACTGAGGATAGTCTTTTGGTTGGGGAGTTGCAGAAGGAACTAAATGAAAGATACCAAAGAGAAGCTTCATTGGAAATGGCACTTTCTGAGAGAAACAAGGTAGAAGGTGAGCTACGAAAACAACTTGATGAAGCAAAACATCATGAAGAAGATTTGGAAAACGAGCTTGCCAATATGTGGGTGCTGGTTGCAAAGATGAGAAAGTCTGGTGTTAATGCTGAGGACATGCCATCTGAAGGGGTCTATGCATCTACCACTTTTGGAGCAGGTCTTAAAAGTGGATTTCTGCTATCTAATGGTCATTCTTCTAGAATATCCAAAGATGAAACCTTTGAAAACATTGATGGGATGAAGACATTAGAAGAGTTGAAAGTAAGCTAtcagaaagagagaagaaaatgcaAACAGCTAGAAAGCATTATTTCAAGATTGAag gttGAAGACATAGATGGTCTGGATGTCACAGCTCTTGAAGATCTACAGAATTTTCACGTCGAAGCCATAACTAAAATCTGCCATGCAAAG GTGTAA
- the LOC133691479 gene encoding kinesin-like protein KIN-7C, mitochondrial isoform X3, with protein sequence MSFSRSQRSSAISPFRSRKSPAQPPPPAPKPTGRPLTPSSTTSSRPPSRLSSSPASSGPNPTPHDQPETSRSKENVTVTVRFRPLSAREINKGDEIAWYADGDSTVRNEYNPSIAYGFDKVFGPATTTRHVYDIAAEHVVGGAMKGINGTVFAYGVTSSGKTHTMHGEQKSPGIIPLAVKDVFGIIQETPGREFLLRVSYLEIYNEVINDLLNPMGQNLRIREDAQGTYVEGIKVEVVLSPAHALSLIASGEEHRHVGSNNFNLLSSRSHTIFTLTIESSPCGEYQGEEDVTLSQLNLIDLAGSESSKTETTGLRRKEGSYINKSLLTLGTVISKLTDEKATHVPYRDSKLTRLLQSSLSGHGRVSLICTVTPASSNSEETHNTLKFAHRSKQVEIKASQNKIMDEKSLIKKYQKEISCLKQELHQLKRGMMESPYMAASTQEDLVNLKLQLEAGQVKLQSRLEEEEQAKAALMGRIQRLTKLILVSTKNSMQSSLPERSDHIRRHSFGEDELAYLPDRKREYMTEEDAGSYASELSVEGRDEITNLDELVKDFKRNRRRGMLGWFKLKKPENPVGLSPSTDSESSAGGSPASRSKLSQNRVTFNDIKDGKRKSISRKGDENTIIDSFPERTQAGDLFSATIGGRRLPPTGTTITDQMDLLREQVKMLAGEVALCTSSLKRLSEQAASNPENLHLKEQMQKLKAEISEKKHQMHVLERRMIGSVEMTSNTSTSIEMPKALSKLTTQLNEKTFELEIKSADNRILQEQLQIKISENTEMQETILLLRQQLNSLSEKSSSKQRIAESESTTHRKSKEGRNEIWSFEEIYADENTPKSVMSLNQIFSQDDPKECNGTSLLNSQVLIQASEIENLKQEKVKLIEEKDGLEIQSQKLAEEASYAKELAAAAAVELRNLAEEVTKLSYENAKLSGDLAAAKETQCRSNCCQRSISYDFTQSNSIGSLPDGRIRKTEDSLLVGELQKELNERYQREASLEMALSERNKVEGELRKQLDEAKHHEEDLENELANMWVLVAKMRKSGVNAEDMPSEGVYASTTFGAGLKSGFLLSNGHSSRISKDETFENIDGMKTLEELKVSYQKERRKCKQLESIISRLKVF encoded by the exons ATGTCATTTAGTAGGTCCCAACGGTCATCCGCCATCTCGCCGTTCCGTTCGCGGAAGTCACCGGCGCAACCTCCGCCTCCGGCTCCGAAGCCCACCGGACGGCCGTTAACTCCTTCCTCGACGACCTCGTCGAGGCCTCCCTCGAGACTGTCAAGCTCTCCAGCTAGTTCGGGCCCAAACCCAACGCCTCATGACCAGCCTGAAACCAGCCGGAGCAAGGAAAACGTGACTGTCACAGTCAGGTTCCGCCCTCTCAG TGCTAGGGAAATTAATAAAGGAGATGAGATAGCATGGTATGCCGATGGAGATTCTACAGTGAGAAACGAGTACAATCCCTCAATTGCTTATGGTTTTG ATAAAGTATTTGGTCCGGCAACCACAACGCGCCATGTTTATGATATTGCAGCCGAGCATGTGGTTGGTGGTGCAATGAAAGGGATTAATG GGACTGTTTTTGCATATGGTGTTACTAGCAGTGGCAAGACTCATACAATGCAT GGAGAGCAAAAGTCACCTGGAATTATTCCGTTGGCAGTGAAGGATGTGTTTGGAATTATACAAGAG ACACCTGGGCGAGAATTTCTTCTTCGTGTTTCATATTTAGAAATTTACAATGAG GTTATCAATGATTTGCTTAATCCAATGGGGCAGAATCTAAGAATACGAGAGGATGCTCAG GGAACATATGTCGAGGGAATCAAAGTAGAAGTTGTTTTGTCACCTGCTCATGCTCTTTCCTTGATAGCATCTGGAGAAG AGCACAGACATGTGGGTTCTAATAATTTCAATCTTCTAAGCAGTCGAAGCCACACAATTTTCACCCTG ACTATTGAAAGCAGTCCATGTGGGGAATATCAAGGGGAAGAAGATGTGACTTTGTCCCAATTG AACTTGATTGATCTTGCAGGATCTGAAAGTTCTAAAACTGAAACAACTGGATTAAGGAGAAAAGAGGGTTCATACATAAACAAAAGCTTGCTTACTCTTGGCACA GTTATTTCTAAATTAACAGATGAAAAAGCAACTCACGTTCCATATCGAGATTCAAAACTCACCCGTTTATTGCAGTCATCTCTCAGTGGCCATGGACGTGTCTCT CTTATATGCACAGTGACACCTGCCTCTAGCAACAGTGAAGAGACACACAATACACTTAAGTTTGCTCACAGGAGCAAGCAAGTGGAAATCAAGGCTTCTCAGAATAAG ATTATGGATGAGAAATCTCTCATTAAAAAGTACCAGAAGGAAATTTCCTGTTTAAAGCAAGAGCTTCATCAATTAAAGCGTGGAATGATGGAGAGTCCTTATATGGCTGCATCTACCCAAGAAGATCTTGTTAATTTGAAGCTTCAG CTGGAAGCTGGTCAGGTCAAATTACAGTCACGATTGGAAGAGGAGGAACAAGCCAAGGCAGCTTTAATGGGAAGAATTCAGCGATTGACCAAGCTCATCTTAGTTTCCACAAAAAATTCCATGCAATCAAGTCTACCTGAAAGATCTGATCATATAAGAAGGCATTCATTTGGGGAAGATGAG CTGGCATATTTGCCGGATAGGAAAAGGGAATACATGACAGAAGAAGATGCTGGAAGCTATGCTTCTGAGCTTTCTGTAGAAGGAAGAGATGAGATTACTAATCTAGATGAGTTGGTGAAGGATTTTAAACGAAACAGGAGGCGGGGGATGCTTGGCTGGTTTAAACTGAAG AAGCCAGAGAATCCAGTAGGGTTGTCACCTAGTACAGATAGTGAGAGCTCTGCTGGTGGATCACCTGCCTCCCGTTCCAAATTGTCACAAAATAGGGTCACATTCAATGATATAAAAGATGGAAAGAGAAAATCTATCAGTAGGAAGGGAGATGAAAATACAATCATTGATTCATTTCCAGAAAGAACACAAGCTGGTGACCTGTTTAGTGCTACTATTGGAGGTCGCCGATTGCCTCCG ACTGGTACCACAATAACGGATCAAATGGATCTTCTTCGTGAGCAGGTGAAAATGTTAGCTGGGGAGGTGGCATTGTGTACTAGCTCTCTGAAGAGACTTTCAGAGCAAGCAGCTAGCAACCCTGAAAATTTACACCTGAAG GAACAAATGCAAAAGTTGAAAGCTGAAATTAGTGAAAAGAAGCATCAGATGCATGTTCTAGAGCGACGCATGATTGGATCAGTTGAGATGACGTCAAACACATCAACCAGCATTGAAATGCCAAAG GCTTTATCCAAGCTCACTACTCAGCTCaatgaaaaaacatttgaacttGAG ATTAAGTCAGCAGACAATAGGATACTTCAGGAGCAACTGCAGATTAAG ATATCAGAGAACACTGAGATGCAGGAGACAATTCTTCTGCTGCGGCAACAGCTAAATTCATTATCAGAAAAAAGCTCCAGCAAACAGAGAATTGCTGAATCTGAGTCTACCACACacagaaagagcaaagaagggAGGAACGAGATTTGGTCATTTGAAGAAATTTATGCTGATGAAAACACACCAAAAAGTGTCATGAGTTTGAATCAAATATTTTCCCAAGATGACCCCAAAGAGTGCAATGGCACTAGTTTATTGAATTCTCAAGTTCTTATACAG GCTTCTGAGATAGAGAATCTGAAGCAAGAGAAGGTGAAGCTGATTGAAGAAAAGGATGGACTTGAAATTCAAAGCCAAAAACTGGCAGAGGAAGCATCGTATGCAAAAGAATTGGCGGCTGCTGCTGCAGTTGAGCTGCGAAATTTGGCTGAAGAAGTAACCAAGCTGTCTTATGAAAATGCGAAGCTGTCCGGTGATCTGGCTGCTGCAAAAGAGACACAATGCAGATCTAACTGTTGTCAGAGGTCcatttcatatgattttacaCAAAGTAACTCCATTGGTTCTCTACCTGACGGACGCATTAGAAAAACTGAGGATAGTCTTTTGGTTGGGGAGTTGCAGAAGGAACTAAATGAAAGATACCAAAGAGAAGCTTCATTGGAAATGGCACTTTCTGAGAGAAACAAGGTAGAAGGTGAGCTACGAAAACAACTTGATGAAGCAAAACATCATGAAGAAGATTTGGAAAACGAGCTTGCCAATATGTGGGTGCTGGTTGCAAAGATGAGAAAGTCTGGTGTTAATGCTGAGGACATGCCATCTGAAGGGGTCTATGCATCTACCACTTTTGGAGCAGGTCTTAAAAGTGGATTTCTGCTATCTAATGGTCATTCTTCTAGAATATCCAAAGATGAAACCTTTGAAAACATTGATGGGATGAAGACATTAGAAGAGTTGAAAGTAAGCTAtcagaaagagagaagaaaatgcaAACAGCTAGAAAGCATTATTTCAAGATTGAag GTATTCTAA